The Abyssisolibacter fermentans genome has a segment encoding these proteins:
- a CDS encoding radical SAM protein has product MKNLSEKMQEFGLKKAISYLNSDPDQNIPKLLNWLEKFDKDGYYKTAYNSTRKAISEHNNWYKLIKSLYTDIDDGVREKIFENFIINASILGVKRQNKSRKEYDCNVPWAILMDPTSACNLHCTGCWSAEYGDKLSMDFDTLDSIIKQGKELGTYMYIYSGGEPLIRKKDIIKLCEKHNDCIFLAFTNATLIDQKFADEMLRVKNFVPAISVEGFEEETDMRRGKGTYKAVIKAMEILKKNKLLFGFSTCYHSKNAEVIGSEEYFDKMIAQGCKFGWIFTYMPVGCDAVHELIATAEQREYMYHQVRGFRKTKPLFTLDFWNDGDYIDGCIAGGRIYLHINANGDVEPCAFIHYSNSNIKECTLLDALRSPLFMQYKQNQPFNDNHLIPCPLLDNPGILADMVEKSNAQSTEILNPENVRDLSAKCLNAANKWAPVATKLWECSQGCYQNND; this is encoded by the coding sequence ATGAAAAATTTAAGTGAAAAAATGCAGGAATTTGGTCTTAAAAAAGCAATTTCATATCTTAACTCTGATCCAGATCAAAATATACCAAAATTGCTAAATTGGTTAGAAAAATTTGATAAAGATGGTTATTATAAAACTGCATATAATAGTACAAGAAAGGCAATCTCTGAACATAATAATTGGTACAAGCTTATAAAAAGCTTATATACCGACATTGACGACGGTGTAAGGGAAAAAATATTTGAAAATTTTATAATAAATGCATCAATTTTAGGAGTTAAACGTCAGAATAAATCAAGAAAAGAATATGATTGCAATGTACCATGGGCTATTTTAATGGATCCAACATCTGCATGTAATCTTCATTGTACAGGGTGTTGGTCAGCAGAATATGGAGATAAACTCTCGATGGATTTTGATACTCTTGATAGTATAATTAAACAAGGTAAAGAGCTTGGCACATATATGTATATTTATTCTGGTGGCGAACCTCTTATACGAAAAAAAGATATAATAAAGCTTTGTGAAAAGCATAATGATTGTATATTCCTTGCTTTTACAAATGCGACATTAATTGACCAAAAGTTTGCAGATGAAATGCTTAGAGTCAAAAATTTTGTTCCTGCTATAAGTGTTGAGGGGTTTGAAGAAGAAACCGATATGCGTCGTGGAAAAGGTACATATAAGGCTGTTATCAAGGCCATGGAGATACTTAAAAAAAATAAGCTTCTATTTGGTTTCTCTACTTGTTATCATAGTAAGAATGCAGAAGTAATTGGGAGTGAAGAATATTTTGATAAAATGATTGCACAAGGTTGTAAATTTGGGTGGATATTTACATATATGCCTGTTGGATGTGATGCTGTGCATGAACTTATAGCAACTGCAGAGCAGCGTGAATATATGTATCATCAAGTTAGAGGATTCCGTAAAACAAAACCACTATTTACTCTTGATTTTTGGAACGATGGCGATTATATAGATGGATGTATTGCTGGTGGTCGTATATATTTGCATATTAATGCTAATGGTGATGTTGAGCCTTGTGCATTTATACATTATTCAAACTCAAACATCAAAGAATGTACTTTACTAGATGCATTAAGATCTCCTCTATTTATGCAGTACAAACAAAATCAGCCATTTAATGATAATCATCTTATTCCATGTCCGTTACTTGACAATCCGGGAATATTAGCCGATATGGTTGAAAAATCTAATGCACAATCAACAGAGATATTGAATCCTGAGAATGTTAGAGATTTAAGTGCAAAATGTCTTAATGCAGCTAATAAATGGGCACCAGTAGCAACTAAATTATGGGAATGTTCACAGGGCTGCTACCAAAATAATGACTAA
- a CDS encoding sigma 54-interacting transcriptional regulator, with product MGKELIYQYAVSQNVIKEDTQFVELNCADYADNPELLSSVHFGHVEGAFTGVVKYKRGLWMKQMEAMLAFVIIAILKII from the coding sequence TTGGGAAAAGAACTTATATACCAGTATGCAGTAAGTCAAAATGTGATAAAGGAGGATACACAATTTGTGGAGTTAAATTGTGCTGACTATGCAGACAATCCTGAACTTCTTTCATCTGTACATTTTGGACATGTTGAAGGTGCTTTTACAGGTGTAGTAAAGTATAAAAGGGGCTTATGGATGAAGCAGATGGAGGCTATGCTGGCATTTGTTATTATTGCAATTTTAAAAATTATTTAA
- a CDS encoding helix-turn-helix domain-containing protein, which yields MSKSIGEKIKELRKELKITQSKLAGNDMTKSMLSQIENNLATPSMKNLKIIARKLNKPVSYFIEDDSLSKNKLPLHEIQNKVKEINTLIDTYQYEKARKELHGLLSKYNFSENNKLHGDILYKLGECLGYLNLYDASETQLDKAISIYKKSQLYSDAAMAYVEKMARYMNDFNYKPCLNIIDQATDIYSLSINKDYFFEIDLMYIKALVYSGLGDFHKALLILKKAISFSNKKNIYYNSDLLYQITASLNLILKNYDEFLYNIKKAEQFAIFTENKFSLSIIYLNYAEYHNLINNPKKALEYLNNIKYSISKKDFNIFYTMEKAKALYLLEDYETALTLFKNIDFNNVNVKFNKHDYLFMWSAKIYHGLTLMKLEKYNEALKQMIIGIEKLEVCQDSIYHVFAYKSVSQLYSIFQDFETAFKYLKMANDMEESLNERPFK from the coding sequence TTGTCTAAATCTATAGGTGAAAAAATTAAAGAATTAAGAAAAGAGCTTAAAATTACACAATCTAAATTAGCCGGAAATGATATGACTAAAAGTATGTTAAGTCAAATTGAAAATAACCTTGCAACTCCTTCAATGAAAAATCTTAAAATTATAGCTAGAAAATTAAATAAGCCAGTATCCTATTTTATAGAAGATGATTCTTTATCTAAAAATAAATTACCTTTACATGAAATTCAAAATAAGGTAAAAGAAATTAACACATTAATTGATACTTATCAATACGAAAAGGCAAGGAAAGAATTACATGGTTTATTATCCAAATATAATTTTAGTGAAAATAATAAATTGCACGGTGATATTCTGTATAAGCTTGGAGAATGTCTAGGATATTTAAATTTATATGATGCTAGTGAAACACAACTTGACAAAGCTATTAGTATATATAAAAAAAGCCAACTATATTCAGATGCTGCAATGGCATATGTAGAAAAGATGGCTAGATATATGAATGATTTTAACTATAAACCATGCTTAAACATTATAGATCAGGCAACTGATATATATAGCTTATCAATAAATAAAGACTATTTTTTTGAAATAGATTTAATGTACATAAAAGCATTAGTATATTCAGGATTAGGAGATTTTCATAAAGCTCTTTTAATTCTTAAGAAAGCTATTTCATTTTCTAATAAAAAAAATATTTACTATAACTCTGACTTGCTATATCAAATAACAGCTTCTCTAAATCTTATTTTAAAAAATTATGATGAATTTTTATATAATATAAAAAAAGCAGAACAATTTGCAATTTTTACCGAAAATAAATTTTCATTGTCTATCATTTATTTAAATTATGCAGAATACCACAACCTTATTAATAATCCTAAAAAAGCACTTGAATATTTAAACAATATAAAATATAGTATTTCAAAAAAAGATTTTAATATATTTTACACTATGGAAAAAGCCAAAGCATTATATCTGTTAGAGGATTATGAAACAGCTCTGACATTATTTAAAAATATAGATTTTAATAATGTAAATGTAAAGTTTAATAAACACGATTATCTTTTTATGTGGTCTGCTAAAATATATCATGGTCTTACGCTAATGAAATTAGAAAAATATAACGAAGCTTTAAAGCAAATGATTATTGGTATTGAAAAACTAGAAGTTTGCCAAGATTCTATATATCATGTTTTTGCTTACAAAAGCGTAAGCCAGTTATATTCTATATTTCAAGATTTTGAAACAGCATTTAAATATTTAAAAATGGCAAACGACATGGAAGAATCTCTTAATGAACGGCCCTTTAAATAG
- a CDS encoding alpha/beta fold hydrolase: MSKTFLEKTNKCFVNESEIVTIGGVDQYILVRGNDKNNPIILFLHGGPGIPYSPNISEFQSKIEKNFIVANWDQRGAGKSYNENIPKDSMNLEQLASDTIEVVNYLLKKFNKNKLYLVGQSFASVFGLITINNYPEKFYAYIGIGQIVNSQEGEKISYEFLLDEAKKQNHILAIKELEKIGHPPYKNCLTDISIQRKWLNEFGYVERNSDIYEDLIKNCTDKEFKTIMDGSEFSVKYLFTDLIEKNINFFNSIKEVKAPVYFCMGRYDYTTPSIIVEKYARQLKAPKKESIWFENSAHFPEYEETDKFYEILLRILEETYN; encoded by the coding sequence GTGAGTAAAACTTTTTTAGAGAAAACAAATAAATGCTTTGTAAATGAGTCAGAAATAGTTACGATAGGTGGTGTAGATCAATATATACTTGTACGTGGGAATGATAAAAACAATCCAATAATTCTTTTTTTACATGGAGGACCTGGGATTCCTTATAGCCCAAATATATCTGAATTTCAATCCAAGATAGAAAAAAATTTTATTGTTGCAAACTGGGACCAAAGAGGAGCAGGAAAATCATATAATGAAAACATTCCTAAAGATTCAATGAATTTAGAACAGTTAGCTTCAGATACTATTGAGGTAGTTAACTATCTTTTAAAAAAATTCAATAAAAATAAACTGTATTTAGTAGGGCAGTCATTTGCGAGTGTATTTGGATTGATAACTATTAATAATTATCCAGAAAAATTTTATGCTTATATTGGAATAGGACAGATAGTTAATTCTCAAGAAGGCGAAAAAATATCTTATGAGTTTTTACTTGATGAGGCAAAAAAACAAAATCATATTTTAGCGATTAAAGAATTAGAAAAAATAGGACATCCACCTTATAAAAATTGTTTAACCGATATATCAATACAGAGAAAATGGCTAAATGAATTTGGTTATGTTGAAAGAAATAGTGATATTTATGAAGATTTAATAAAAAACTGTACTGATAAAGAATTTAAAACAATTATGGATGGTAGTGAATTTAGCGTTAAATATTTATTTACTGATCTTATTGAAAAGAATATTAATTTTTTCAATAGTATAAAAGAAGTAAAAGCACCTGTATATTTTTGTATGGGTAGATATGATTATACAACGCCTTCAATAATTGTTGAAAAATACGCTAGACAATTAAAAGCACCTAAAAAAGAAAGCATCTGGTTTGAAAATTCAGCACATTTTCCAGAGTATGAAGAAACAGATAAATTTTACGAGATATTATTAAGAATTTTAGAAGAAACGTATAATTAA
- a CDS encoding TetR/AcrR family transcriptional regulator, with protein MTRIIKTPQERKAEIITTARELFAENGIEKTKVSMIVKKIGVAQGLFYYYFKSKDYVINAVIDQVFTEMECKMDAIVNNKKRNFYQKLTDYVDLYFESIGQVGPQIIQEIDLLSNAKIYRHIEDDIRELNKRVVKQLMEIGTKEGIINLQYPNEMFLMILSGICEVAYRMTVSREMILKLVEQGLNLKIGSLTG; from the coding sequence TTGACGAGAATAATAAAAACACCTCAAGAAAGGAAAGCAGAAATTATTACAACTGCTAGAGAGCTATTTGCTGAAAATGGAATTGAAAAAACAAAAGTAAGTATGATTGTTAAAAAAATAGGTGTAGCACAGGGATTATTTTATTACTACTTCAAGTCAAAGGATTATGTTATAAATGCAGTTATAGACCAAGTCTTTACTGAGATGGAATGTAAAATGGATGCAATTGTAAACAATAAAAAAAGAAATTTTTATCAAAAACTTACTGATTACGTTGATTTGTATTTTGAATCTATTGGGCAAGTTGGACCACAGATAATACAAGAAATAGACTTGCTGTCAAATGCTAAGATATATAGGCATATTGAAGATGATATAAGGGAATTAAATAAGCGGGTTGTAAAGCAACTTATGGAGATAGGCACCAAAGAAGGAATAATAAACCTTCAATATCCAAATGAAATGTTCTTGATGATATTGTCTGGAATATGTGAAGTGGCTTATAGAATGACTGTAAGCAGAGAAATGATATTAAAACTTGTCGAGCAAGGTCTTAATTTAAAGATAGGTTCGCTGACAGGTTAA